A window of Candidatus Poribacteria bacterium genomic DNA:
TGCGTAGGCATCTGTCTCTGTGACAGGGAGATGTTCAACCGCAACCCGGAAGTTAGCGTCAATCCGAACTTCATCGCCAGGTTTTAGTTTCGCATCCGCAAGGTCTGCGGAGCGTTCGAGGATGACTGATTGGGCATTCGGTTCTTGACCGATACGGAGCCGTCCATCTGGCAGAAGATCAGCTATCTTTGCAATAGGACCAGCATCGTTGTATCCGAGTTCACCAACAACGACAAAAGCATCATTCAACAGGACACTAAATCCCTTTTTAAGGTCGGCTGTCTTCAACTCTGGATCAATATTAGCATAGTATTCGGATCCACCGACGATAACGCGGGCGATGTCCTCCTTGGGCAATCCAAGCAGAGTCCCAATGCGGTTCGCGGGGGCGGTCAGCTTTTCAATCTGTTCCTCCATTTCTGCGTGGATACGGAGTGCTTCCTGCTGAATCGCGTGAATCCTTTCCTGAAATTCACCTTCATCACTGAGGATAGAGCGACGAAGCTCAAGGAGCCAGCGACGGCGACGATCATCCACCGCGGTCTCAGCAATAATGTGGTGAATCAGTTGCAACGAATAGCCAGAACTCGTTTCCTCCTCTTCAGGGGCGAGTTCTTCTTCGAGTTCCTCGTCATCTTCAATAAACAGGTCATTCCCATCAGGGGCTGCGCCAATATTTCTACGATTCTTCTTATCGTACATGTGAACGTCTCCTCACACAGAAGCGGATGACTTTACGATAGAGTTTACCACAGTGCCCACAATTTTACCAACAATTATTTAGATTCTGCCTAAATTGAGGAAGACTGCGATAATTTTCAATAGTTTAGCACAATTTGCCACACGAATGCAACAAAAAAACAAGTTTGAAAGGAATTTCTAATGAATTCTGTAATTTTTATACACCCCCGATCAGTAACCCCCTATCCTTCTTATCGAGAGAAATTTGGAAACTTCGTGAAGGGGACACCTCTTGGTAAATTCCACGTATTTTGATAATTCACTATAAATGTAGAGATGAAACAAACGATTAATTTGACTTTCATCAGTCTGTATGTTAAGATAGCAGCAAAATGATAGCAGGAGGACTCTTACTATGACACTGATATCTTTACTACAACATTCAATCGAACACTACGGCAGTAAACCCGCACTTGCACATAAACCGAAAGGTGGCACCTATCAGGACATCTCTTACGCCGAACTCGGCGAATCGGTGGACGCTTTCAGTAAAGGACTCAACGCTTTAGGCGTGCAAAAGGATGATCGGGTCGCAATCCTATCAGAGAATCGTCCGGAATGGGCAATCACGGATTTTGGCACGCTCAAAGCCAGAGCAGTAACTGTCCCCATGTTTTCAACGCTAACCGCGGCACAGGTCGGCTATATCCTAAAAGATTCCGGCTCAAAAATTATCTGTGTCTCTACGGAAGCGCAATTGAAGAAAGTCCTTTCTATCCGAGATGAGGTGCCGACGCTTGAACAGATAATATGCTTTGATCCGATTGAAGATGAAACGCCAGAAGGTGTTATTCAATTTGAAGCAGTGTGTGAATTGGATGGAGAGATAACAGACCACGCTGCAAGCGAAGACGACATCGCAACAATTATCTATACTTCGGGGACAACAGGAGACCCGAAGGGAGTTATGTTGACGCACGCGAATTTTATTTTTAATTTACAAGCGTGCAAATCGCTTATCGATGTCAGCGATGCAGATGTGTTGTTATCGTTCCTGCCGTTATCGCACGTGTTTGAACGGCTCGGTGGGCATTACGTGCCGCTTTTCTCCGGCGCGAAGATAGCTTACGCAGAGAGTACGTTTACGGTCGCGCAGAACATGGGCGAGGTTTCTCCAACAGTGATGCTTAGCGTGCCGAGACTTTACGAAACCATGCACGATAGAATCCTGCGTGCCGTGCAAGAGGGGTCACCTCTCAAACAGAAAATTTTCCATTGGGGCGTTTCAGTCGGTTCAGCAGTCAGTTCGGCAATTCAACAAGGAAAAAATCCGTCCGCAATTTTACAATTGCAGCAGAACATTGCCAACAAGTTGGTCTTTGCGAAATTGAAAGCAGCAACAGGCGGAAGGTTACGCTTTTTCGTTTCAGGCGGTGCGGCGTTACCACAAGCAATTGCCGAATTTTTCCACGCCGCGGGGATACTAATTTTAGAGGGGTACGGACTAACGGAAACCTCACCCGTTATTAGCATGAACCATCCGGAGGGTTGGAAGTTCGGGACGGTTGGGATGCCTGTCCCGGGCATAGAGGTACAAATCGCCGAAGACGGAGAGATTTTAACCCGCGGTCCACACGTTATGAAGGGCTATTTCAATAACGAATCCGCGACAGCAGAGGTTATCGACGGAGAGGGTTGGTTTCACACGGGCGACATCGGCATTATTGATGCGGATGGATTTGTCAAAATCACTGACAGAAAGAAGAACATCATTGTGCTCTCTAACGGCAAGAACGTTGCACCGCAACCGATAGAGAGTGAATTGGTGCAAAGTCCATTTATTGACCAAATTATGTTGGTCGGAAACGAACGCAAAAACCTCGCCGCGCTGATTGTCCCCAATTTTGACGCACTCAAGGCATGGGCAGCGGAAAACGGTGTTGCCACGGATGACCTCCCAACAATGCTCAAAACACGCGAGGTGCAACAGCAGATTCAAAGTGACATCCGGAGCCGTTTGACCGATTTCGCTGACTTTGAACAGGTGCGACGGTTCACGCTGCTTGAGAAGGAATTCTCACAGGAAGCCGATGAGATGACTCCCACGCTAAAGTTGAAACGGAATGTTATTATAGAGCGATACGGGGATGCTATTGAGGAAATGTATCCAGAGGATTCGTAAGTACAAAGGAGCAGCGGGAATCAACGAGGTGCCATTACAATCAGACCATCTTTAATTATCTCAATAATGGCAGGGGTTTCGCACATCGGTTCGCCATCCGCATATAGTAGCATCGGCGTGTCAGTCTCAATTGTTAAAGTACGGGTTTGGTGC
This region includes:
- a CDS encoding long-chain fatty acid--CoA ligase yields the protein MTLISLLQHSIEHYGSKPALAHKPKGGTYQDISYAELGESVDAFSKGLNALGVQKDDRVAILSENRPEWAITDFGTLKARAVTVPMFSTLTAAQVGYILKDSGSKIICVSTEAQLKKVLSIRDEVPTLEQIICFDPIEDETPEGVIQFEAVCELDGEITDHAASEDDIATIIYTSGTTGDPKGVMLTHANFIFNLQACKSLIDVSDADVLLSFLPLSHVFERLGGHYVPLFSGAKIAYAESTFTVAQNMGEVSPTVMLSVPRLYETMHDRILRAVQEGSPLKQKIFHWGVSVGSAVSSAIQQGKNPSAILQLQQNIANKLVFAKLKAATGGRLRFFVSGGAALPQAIAEFFHAAGILILEGYGLTETSPVISMNHPEGWKFGTVGMPVPGIEVQIAEDGEILTRGPHVMKGYFNNESATAEVIDGEGWFHTGDIGIIDADGFVKITDRKKNIIVLSNGKNVAPQPIESELVQSPFIDQIMLVGNERKNLAALIVPNFDALKAWAAENGVATDDLPTMLKTREVQQQIQSDIRSRLTDFADFEQVRRFTLLEKEFSQEADEMTPTLKLKRNVIIERYGDAIEEMYPEDS